The Sphingobium aromaticiconvertens genome has a segment encoding these proteins:
- a CDS encoding PTS sugar transporter subunit IIA, whose protein sequence is MIGLVLVTHGSLATEFVVAMEHVVGPQQAIETICIGPEDDMELRRADIAAAVARVNDGSGVILLTDLFGGTPSNLAISLLKAGEIEVIAGINLPMLIRLESARKAMDVRAAVAAAREAGQKYISVASELLGSTT, encoded by the coding sequence ATGATAGGACTTGTATTGGTGACGCACGGATCGCTGGCGACGGAATTCGTCGTGGCGATGGAGCATGTCGTCGGCCCGCAGCAAGCGATCGAAACGATCTGCATTGGGCCGGAAGACGATATGGAGTTGCGCCGCGCTGACATCGCTGCCGCCGTTGCCCGCGTGAATGACGGGTCCGGCGTTATATTGCTGACCGACCTGTTCGGTGGCACCCCGTCCAATCTGGCGATTTCGCTGTTGAAAGCGGGCGAGATCGAGGTGATTGCGGGCATCAACCTGCCCATGCTGATCCGCCTGGAAAGCGCGCGCAAGGCGATGGACGTGCGCGCCGCAGTTGCCGCCGCGCGCGAGGCAGGGCAGAAATATATCAGCGTCGCATCGGAATTACTGGGCAGCACGACATGA
- a CDS encoding DNA topoisomerase IB yields MPTIRIVHADDSRPGITRQPLKRGWAYYHPDGKRITNRDEIDRLNAIAMPPAYRDCWFCLKPNGHIQATGYDDRSRKQYRYHPEYRAARDAEKYAGCPGFGRALPKLRMTVEADLSSRGLRKDRTIAAVVRLLDLARLRVGNEHYATTNKSFGATTLRRRHVDLSGKALTLKYRAKSGKEQLQTITDRRLLRFVRAVQDLPGQHLFQYLDEEGDARPITSSDVNAYISDAMGGDFTAKHFRTWGASTIAFEALALGHVSLKQMIEPVALALGNTPAISRKSYIHPALIELAQADRGTVQDLWREGLRLPRRTRYLSRYERGLIAFLDMSAADAPLAIAA; encoded by the coding sequence ATGCCCACCATCCGCATCGTCCATGCCGACGACAGCCGCCCCGGCATCACACGGCAGCCGTTGAAGCGCGGTTGGGCCTATTATCACCCGGACGGCAAACGGATTACCAATCGCGACGAAATCGACCGGTTGAACGCCATCGCCATGCCACCGGCCTATCGCGACTGCTGGTTCTGCCTGAAACCCAACGGTCATATCCAGGCGACTGGCTATGACGACCGGAGCCGCAAGCAATATCGCTATCACCCCGAATATCGCGCAGCGCGGGATGCGGAAAAATATGCCGGTTGCCCCGGTTTCGGTCGCGCGCTCCCGAAACTCCGTATGACGGTGGAGGCCGACCTCTCCTCGCGCGGTTTACGCAAGGACCGCACGATCGCTGCCGTCGTGCGCCTGCTCGACCTCGCCAGGCTGCGGGTCGGTAATGAACATTACGCCACCACCAACAAGAGTTTCGGCGCGACTACGCTACGTCGCCGCCATGTCGACCTGTCCGGCAAGGCGCTGACCCTCAAATATCGGGCAAAATCGGGGAAAGAGCAGTTGCAAACCATCACCGACAGACGCCTGCTGCGCTTCGTTCGCGCGGTGCAGGATCTGCCCGGCCAGCATCTCTTCCAATATCTCGATGAAGAGGGCGATGCGCGACCGATCACCTCGTCCGACGTCAACGCCTATATCTCGGATGCCATGGGCGGCGACTTCACCGCCAAGCATTTTCGCACATGGGGCGCCTCCACCATCGCCTTCGAAGCGCTGGCACTGGGCCATGTCTCGCTCAAGCAGATGATCGAGCCGGTTGCGCTGGCGCTGGGCAATACACCCGCGATCAGCCGCAAAAGCTACATTCACCCCGCCCTGATCGAGCTGGCACAGGCTGACCGGGGAACCGTGCAGGATCTATGGCGGGAGGGGCTTCGCCTGCCGCGGCGGACGCGCTATCTGTCACGCTACGAACGGGGACTGATCGCATTCCTCGACATGTCGGCCGCCGACGCGCCTCTGGCGATCGCGGCCTGA
- a CDS encoding mechanosensitive ion channel family protein, with translation MADKKDVPIFDAPAKPLNLRQTWDQTIAWLGDHYIQILIAVGVGILIYLAVAALASFAKRLKGKPGDHLGLPQVIARAAAKTTQFFMVMVAARLVAGYAAPPAMVTGTITFLFTVAAVFQGAIWLREIILGLIERKTGAEGGNDTLANAMGIIRLLVTVALFSIAAVMVLDNLGVNVTGLVAGLGIGGIAIGLAAQGIFSDLFAALSIIFDQPFKRGEIITYDQTTARVERIGLKSTRLRAMSGERKVISNANLLQKEITSLQTLERRRVKFMLGLIYQTPQEKAEAMPRIMREVVESCGMIFIQCGLIAFGASSLDYELDFDVPDPDTQDYFMTRHTVGLAIFRRFNEEELEFAYPTQTTFTAAPDGRMIMPYADGDARAA, from the coding sequence ATGGCCGACAAAAAGGACGTTCCGATTTTCGACGCCCCCGCAAAGCCACTGAACCTGCGGCAGACCTGGGACCAGACGATCGCCTGGCTGGGCGATCATTATATCCAGATATTGATTGCCGTCGGCGTCGGCATCCTCATCTATCTTGCCGTCGCAGCGCTCGCCAGCTTCGCTAAACGGTTGAAAGGGAAACCCGGAGATCATCTGGGCCTGCCGCAAGTGATCGCCCGCGCGGCGGCAAAGACCACACAATTCTTCATGGTGATGGTCGCCGCCCGTCTGGTCGCGGGCTATGCCGCACCCCCGGCCATGGTCACGGGCACCATCACCTTCCTGTTCACCGTGGCCGCTGTCTTCCAGGGCGCGATCTGGCTGCGTGAAATCATCCTGGGCCTGATCGAGCGCAAGACCGGCGCGGAGGGCGGAAACGACACGCTGGCCAACGCCATGGGCATCATCCGCCTGCTGGTGACGGTTGCACTGTTCTCGATCGCGGCCGTCATGGTGCTCGACAATCTGGGCGTCAACGTCACCGGTCTGGTCGCAGGCCTTGGCATTGGCGGCATCGCCATCGGCCTGGCCGCGCAGGGCATTTTCTCCGACCTGTTCGCCGCCCTCTCGATCATCTTCGACCAGCCGTTCAAGCGTGGAGAGATCATCACCTATGACCAGACCACGGCGCGGGTCGAGCGCATTGGCCTCAAATCCACGCGCTTGCGCGCCATGTCTGGGGAGCGGAAGGTCATTTCCAACGCCAACCTGCTGCAAAAGGAAATCACCAGCCTGCAAACGCTGGAGCGGCGGCGGGTCAAGTTCATGCTCGGCCTCATCTACCAGACGCCGCAGGAGAAGGCAGAGGCCATGCCCCGGATCATGCGCGAGGTAGTGGAAAGCTGCGGCATGATCTTCATCCAATGCGGCCTGATCGCCTTTGGCGCCAGTTCGCTGGATTATGAGCTGGATTTCGACGTGCCCGACCCTGACACCCAGGATTATTTCATGACCCGGCATACGGTAGGGCTGGCGATATTCAGGCGCTTCAATGAGGAGGAGCTGGAGTTCGCCTATCCGACCCAGACGACCTTCACCGCCGCGCCGGACGGTCGAATGATCATGCCCTATGCCGACGGGGACGCGCGCGCCGCATGA
- a CDS encoding HPr kinase/phosphatase C-terminal domain-containing protein — protein MVRALSSETVHATSVAIDGQAVLLAGPSGSGKSDLALRLIDRGAVLVSDDYTLIKRVDGRLIATAPVNIIGKIEVRGIGVVDLPYVPEAPVALLIDLSDLVERLPEAPEMRMIAGVNVPVVKLAPLEPSAPIKAELALKYVPLL, from the coding sequence ATGGTGCGCGCGTTATCTTCTGAAACGGTCCATGCGACCAGCGTCGCCATCGACGGACAGGCCGTACTGCTTGCGGGTCCCAGCGGATCGGGCAAGTCCGATCTGGCTCTGCGCCTGATTGATCGCGGCGCGGTGCTGGTCAGCGACGACTATACACTGATAAAGCGCGTCGACGGGCGGCTGATCGCAACCGCTCCTGTCAACATTATCGGCAAGATCGAGGTGCGCGGCATCGGTGTCGTCGACTTGCCCTATGTGCCCGAGGCGCCCGTCGCTTTGCTCATCGACCTGTCCGATCTGGTGGAACGGCTGCCAGAAGCGCCAGAGATGCGGATGATCGCGGGTGTGAACGTGCCCGTCGTCAAGCTGGCGCCACTCGAACCCTCCGCCCCGATCAAGGCCGAACTGGCGCTGAAATACGTGCCCCTCCTATGA
- the rapZ gene encoding RNase adapter RapZ has product MTAPRPKSILLVSGLSGAGKTTALKTLEDMGWEVVDNLPLVLLDRLLDTPLPEGHGIEDPRPLALGVDTRTRGFDAAAIVQRIKALRDQHDHAIDTLFLDCSGNELERRYAETRRRHPLATDRPAVDGIARERELTEPLRRWSAQVIDTTSLTSNALQQEIRARYALDGLSDPVITILSFGFSRGVPRNADLMFDMRFLRNPHWDDALRPMTGLDRPVADYIAQDPAYEEAVSRIEELLLLLLPRYAESGKAYITIAFGCTGGRHRSVHVAERVAKRLHKEGFSPTVSHRNMESTPQDALEKRVAGGPEAQL; this is encoded by the coding sequence ATGACCGCCCCTCGCCCCAAAAGCATTCTCCTCGTCTCGGGCCTATCGGGTGCGGGCAAGACGACCGCGCTCAAGACGCTGGAGGATATGGGTTGGGAAGTGGTCGACAATCTCCCGCTCGTCCTGCTTGACCGGCTGCTCGACACGCCGCTGCCGGAGGGGCATGGGATCGAAGATCCCCGGCCACTGGCACTGGGCGTCGACACGCGCACCCGCGGGTTCGATGCGGCCGCCATCGTGCAGCGGATCAAGGCGCTGCGCGACCAGCATGACCATGCCATCGACACACTGTTTCTCGACTGTTCGGGGAACGAGTTGGAGCGGCGCTATGCCGAAACGCGGCGGCGCCATCCACTGGCCACCGACCGCCCCGCCGTTGACGGCATCGCCCGCGAACGGGAACTGACCGAGCCACTTCGCCGCTGGTCCGCCCAGGTGATCGACACAACCAGCCTGACCAGCAACGCGCTGCAACAGGAAATCCGCGCACGCTATGCGCTCGATGGCCTGTCGGACCCGGTGATCACCATCTTGTCCTTCGGTTTTTCGCGCGGGGTACCGCGCAACGCCGACCTGATGTTCGACATGCGTTTCCTGCGCAATCCGCACTGGGACGATGCCCTGCGCCCGATGACGGGCCTTGATAGGCCCGTCGCCGACTATATCGCGCAGGATCCCGCCTATGAAGAGGCCGTCTCGCGGATCGAGGAATTGCTGCTCCTCCTGCTGCCGCGCTATGCGGAAAGCGGGAAGGCCTATATCACGATTGCGTTCGGTTGCACCGGCGGGCGGCACAGGTCAGTCCATGTGGCCGAGCGTGTCGCCAAACGCTTGCATAAAGAGGGGTTTTCCCCCACGGTTTCGCATCGCAATATGGAATCAACGCCCCAGGATGCCCTGGAGAAGCGTGTAGCGGGAGGCCCGGAAGCGCAATTATGA
- a CDS encoding putative O-glycosylation ligase, exosortase A system-associated, with protein MRDLFFIAFLSVFFLLGLKRPFLLIAVYAYIDIVSPQRLSYFLLNSIPISLIAFVLAVGAWVAVDDKKDCRFSFRQLLLLALLAWCGYTTATADFPIEAAHKWGWVWKAMIFAVFLPVVLRTRLRIEALALFMVLSVSTIIINGGMKTALSGGGYGVLNLMITDNAGLYEGSIISCVAISLIPLILWLTQHGTIFPPDWRVRWFGYALCGACLLMPIGTEARTGLLCIVMLAGMMWLRSQRKFAYGGLMAVAALCAIPFLPASFTQRMQTIENHNSDESASTRLAVWSWTIDYVKAHPGGGGFDNYLANSFTYPMQTVVSDGAGKRVERQMITDRGRAYHSSYFEMLGEQGYVGLCLWLLLHGITFFRTESIRRTYAKRTETDLLWVSPLAVALQQGHMIYMLGSLFVGIAYQPFIFMMLALQIGLDTYLSRKRKAETIVPMFSAQQVTSAV; from the coding sequence ATGCGTGACCTGTTCTTCATCGCTTTTCTGAGCGTCTTCTTCCTGCTCGGGTTGAAGCGGCCTTTCCTGCTGATCGCGGTCTATGCCTATATAGACATCGTCTCGCCCCAACGACTCTCCTATTTCCTTTTAAACTCCATACCGATTTCGCTGATCGCCTTCGTTTTGGCGGTGGGCGCCTGGGTGGCGGTGGACGACAAGAAGGATTGCCGATTCTCCTTTCGCCAATTGCTGTTGCTCGCCCTGCTGGCCTGGTGCGGCTACACCACCGCAACCGCCGATTTCCCGATCGAGGCCGCGCATAAATGGGGCTGGGTATGGAAGGCGATGATCTTCGCCGTTTTCCTGCCGGTCGTCCTGCGGACCCGGTTGCGGATCGAGGCGCTGGCCCTGTTCATGGTCCTGTCCGTCAGCACCATCATCATCAACGGCGGCATGAAGACGGCCCTGTCAGGCGGCGGCTATGGCGTTCTCAACCTGATGATCACCGACAATGCGGGCCTGTATGAAGGGTCCATCATCTCCTGCGTCGCCATCTCCCTCATTCCGCTGATTCTTTGGCTGACGCAGCATGGCACCATCTTTCCGCCCGACTGGCGCGTCCGCTGGTTCGGCTATGCCTTGTGTGGCGCTTGCCTGCTGATGCCGATTGGGACGGAGGCGCGCACCGGCCTGCTCTGCATCGTCATGCTGGCGGGGATGATGTGGCTTCGGTCGCAGCGCAAATTCGCCTATGGCGGACTGATGGCCGTGGCAGCGTTGTGCGCCATTCCCTTTCTACCCGCCAGCTTCACTCAGCGGATGCAGACGATCGAAAATCACAATAGCGACGAAAGCGCATCCACCCGCCTCGCCGTCTGGAGCTGGACGATCGACTATGTGAAGGCGCATCCGGGCGGCGGCGGCTTCGACAATTATCTTGCAAACAGCTTTACCTATCCGATGCAAACGGTGGTCAGCGACGGCGCAGGCAAACGGGTCGAACGGCAGATGATCACCGATCGGGGCCGCGCCTATCATAGCAGCTATTTCGAGATGCTGGGCGAACAGGGCTATGTCGGCTTGTGCCTATGGCTGCTGCTGCATGGCATTACCTTCTTCCGCACTGAATCGATCCGGCGCACCTATGCAAAACGCACCGAAACGGACCTCTTATGGGTGTCGCCGCTCGCGGTGGCGCTGCAGCAGGGGCATATGATCTATATGCTGGGATCGCTGTTCGTCGGCATCGCTTATCAGCCCTTCATCTTCATGATGCTGGCACTGCAAATCGGCCTGGACACCTATCTTTCCCGCAAACGCAAGGCAGAAACGATCGTGCCGATGTTCTCCGCACAGCAAGTAACGAGCGCCGTATGA
- a CDS encoding TIGR04063 family PEP-CTERM/XrtA system glycosyltransferase — translation MTRILHVLDHSLPLHSGYTFRTRAILRAQIAQGWEVRGITGHRHSAPWQQAEEMVDGLHFHRTPGAPATGNALVREWRDIAAHADAIEALVRQWRPDVIHAHSPVLNALAAQRVARRHGIPTVYEIRAFWEDAAVGNGTGTEGSPRYWLTRQLETHAVRAADAVAVICEGLKGDLIARDIDAGKIIVSPNGVDLDQFGTPVPRDPALTAALGLEGADVIGFIGSFYDYEGLDDLIAAMPALVRARPKAKLLLVGGGPREEALRAQAMASPFADHIVFVGRVPHDQVEHYYAQVDILAYPRKAMRLTDLVTPLKPLEAMAQGRLVAASSVGGHRELIEDGVTGTLFPPDYPAGIAASLEGLFADRAYWDERRAIARAFVERERNWSSNILRYEPVYQRLLGLPSRARAAA, via the coding sequence ATGACCCGCATCCTGCACGTCCTTGACCACAGCCTGCCACTCCACAGCGGCTATACCTTTCGCACCCGCGCGATCCTGCGCGCGCAGATCGCTCAGGGGTGGGAGGTGCGTGGCATCACCGGCCATCGACACAGCGCGCCATGGCAGCAGGCGGAGGAAATGGTTGACGGCCTCCACTTCCACCGCACGCCCGGCGCGCCCGCGACCGGCAATGCGCTGGTCCGCGAATGGCGGGACATCGCCGCCCATGCCGACGCGATCGAGGCGCTGGTGCGGCAATGGCGCCCGGATGTCATCCACGCCCATTCGCCGGTGTTGAACGCCCTTGCCGCGCAGCGCGTCGCGCGCCGCCATGGCATCCCCACTGTCTATGAGATTCGTGCTTTCTGGGAGGATGCGGCGGTCGGTAACGGCACGGGGACGGAGGGTAGCCCGCGCTACTGGCTGACCCGCCAGCTTGAAACCCATGCCGTGCGCGCCGCCGATGCAGTCGCGGTGATCTGCGAAGGCTTGAAGGGCGACCTGATCGCGCGGGACATCGATGCGGGCAAGATCATCGTGTCGCCTAATGGCGTCGACCTCGATCAGTTCGGGACGCCGGTGCCGCGCGATCCGGCGCTGACCGCAGCATTGGGGCTGGAGGGGGCCGATGTTATCGGCTTCATCGGCAGCTTTTATGACTATGAAGGGCTGGACGATCTGATCGCGGCGATGCCCGCACTGGTTCGCGCCCGTCCGAAGGCGAAACTGCTGCTGGTCGGCGGTGGCCCGCGTGAAGAGGCGTTGCGGGCGCAGGCGATGGCGTCGCCCTTTGCTGACCATATCGTCTTTGTGGGTCGCGTACCGCATGACCAGGTCGAACATTATTATGCGCAGGTCGACATATTGGCCTATCCGCGCAAGGCGATGCGCCTCACCGATCTGGTGACGCCGCTCAAGCCGCTGGAGGCGATGGCGCAGGGGCGCCTGGTCGCGGCATCGTCTGTTGGCGGGCATCGCGAACTGATCGAGGATGGCGTGACCGGCACGCTCTTCCCGCCCGATTACCCGGCTGGCATCGCGGCGTCGCTGGAAGGCCTTTTCGCGGATCGCGCTTATTGGGACGAACGCCGGGCCATCGCCCGCGCCTTTGTCGAGCGCGAGCGTAACTGGTCGTCAAACATTTTACGTTACGAACCCGTTTACCAACGGCTGTTGGGTCTGCCCAGCCGGGCGCGGGCCGCAGCCTGA
- a CDS encoding class I SAM-dependent methyltransferase codes for MTSRELTGFLPLTEGDDNAGRRPDNATLSDLAWRIGFGAISWPWLLASLSGGRKADKRVLMDELDLAPDALPHLGSWKADVGFLRHIVREITRLRPAHVVELGAGASSLVAAKALALHGGGQLHSFDQHGGFVDATRNWLADNGLSVDIRHAPLDAEIADWPGRWYAIDDLPDQIDLIIIDGPPWTVHPMVRGAADSLFARLSPNGVVLLDDAARPGERLVARRWRERWPHIDFRLVQDGTKGTLVGRRRDMSQPAANDNDRGRFMRHGARAAIIAALVGTGWIARGQMGEFPQAAQAQTFLDEAAASHRTGLLRQAMISQIESPRIDAPEIARSTGITLPALPAGWTVRDVQLYPTTDSPAVAVSLVTARGERVSLFADRTETPAEDKPLLARRATDTIAYWESRDTAFALTGPVDSARALVLAAMVARGQGLPNTQ; via the coding sequence GTGACATCACGCGAACTGACCGGATTTCTGCCCTTGACAGAAGGGGACGACAACGCTGGGCGACGCCCTGACAATGCAACGCTTTCGGACCTCGCCTGGCGTATCGGCTTTGGCGCTATCAGTTGGCCCTGGCTACTCGCCAGCCTGTCGGGCGGACGCAAGGCGGACAAGCGGGTGCTGATGGACGAGTTGGACCTTGCGCCCGACGCCCTGCCGCATCTGGGCAGTTGGAAGGCCGATGTCGGTTTTCTGCGCCATATCGTGCGTGAAATCACACGGCTGCGTCCAGCGCATGTGGTGGAACTGGGCGCGGGCGCGTCCAGCCTCGTCGCGGCCAAGGCGCTGGCGCTGCATGGTGGCGGACAATTGCACAGTTTCGACCAGCATGGCGGCTTCGTCGACGCTACGCGCAACTGGCTGGCCGACAATGGCCTGTCGGTGGACATTCGCCACGCACCACTGGACGCGGAAATCGCCGACTGGCCGGGGCGCTGGTATGCGATTGACGATCTGCCGGACCAGATCGACCTCATCATCATCGACGGCCCGCCTTGGACCGTGCATCCGATGGTGCGCGGCGCTGCCGACAGCCTGTTCGCGCGCCTCTCTCCCAATGGCGTCGTGCTGCTGGACGATGCCGCGCGCCCCGGCGAGCGGCTGGTGGCGCGACGCTGGCGTGAACGCTGGCCGCATATCGACTTCCGGCTGGTGCAGGACGGGACGAAGGGGACTCTGGTCGGCCGCCGCCGCGACATGTCGCAACCCGCCGCCAACGACAATGATCGCGGACGTTTCATGCGCCATGGCGCCCGCGCGGCGATCATCGCGGCGCTGGTCGGCACGGGCTGGATCGCGCGCGGGCAGATGGGCGAATTTCCGCAGGCCGCGCAGGCACAGACCTTCCTTGATGAAGCTGCCGCCTCCCACCGCACCGGCCTGTTGCGGCAGGCGATGATTTCGCAGATCGAAAGTCCGCGGATCGACGCGCCGGAAATCGCGCGATCGACCGGAATCACCCTGCCTGCCCTGCCCGCCGGATGGACGGTGCGCGATGTCCAGCTTTATCCCACCACCGACAGCCCGGCGGTCGCCGTGTCGCTGGTGACGGCGCGCGGCGAGCGCGTGTCCCTCTTCGCCGACCGCACCGAAACCCCGGCAGAGGACAAGCCCTTGCTGGCCCGGCGCGCCACCGACACGATCGCCTATTGGGAAAGCCGTGACACTGCCTTCGCCCTCACCGGCCCGGTGGATTCCGCCCGTGCCCTGGTTCTGGCCGCAATGGTCGCGCGGGGGCAGGGTCTGCCGAATACGCAATAG
- a CDS encoding DNA adenine methylase, whose amino-acid sequence MNAPDNIVATPLQAVSPVRPAAPYVGGKRNLANRLTARIAATPHHSYAEVFVGMGGVFFRRTSRPAVEVINDWSEDVSTFFRILQHHYVAFLDMIRFQITSRANFEKLAAMEPSSLTDLQRSARFLYLQRLAFGGKVASRSFGVAPINPARFDVTKLGPILEAIHERLAGVTVERLHWRDFLRRYDRPGTLFYLDPPYFGSERDYGAAMFGRDEFAEMAEQLAALKGRFILSLNDRPEVREIFGRFAFDEVKTTYTLGGSDNAKRVSELVISNA is encoded by the coding sequence ATGAACGCGCCCGACAATATCGTTGCAACGCCCTTGCAAGCCGTTTCCCCCGTTCGCCCAGCCGCGCCATATGTGGGCGGTAAGCGCAACCTCGCTAACCGGCTCACGGCGCGGATCGCGGCAACCCCGCACCACAGCTATGCTGAAGTCTTCGTCGGCATGGGTGGCGTTTTCTTCCGCCGCACCAGCCGCCCTGCCGTCGAGGTGATCAACGATTGGTCGGAAGATGTCTCTACTTTCTTCCGCATCCTCCAGCATCACTACGTCGCGTTCCTCGATATGATCCGGTTCCAGATCACTTCGCGGGCGAATTTCGAAAAGCTGGCGGCGATGGAGCCGTCCTCGCTGACCGACCTTCAGCGATCAGCCCGGTTCCTCTATCTTCAACGTCTCGCGTTTGGCGGCAAGGTCGCCAGCCGCTCATTTGGGGTTGCTCCCATCAATCCCGCCCGGTTCGATGTGACCAAGCTGGGTCCGATCCTGGAAGCGATCCACGAACGCCTCGCAGGCGTGACGGTAGAGCGCCTGCACTGGCGCGACTTCCTCCGGCGCTATGACCGGCCGGGAACGCTCTTCTATCTGGACCCGCCCTACTTTGGCAGCGAGCGGGACTATGGTGCAGCCATGTTCGGAAGGGACGAATTTGCCGAGATGGCCGAACAGTTGGCGGCGCTGAAAGGACGCTTCATCCTCAGCTTGAACGACCGGCCAGAGGTAAGAGAAATCTTTGGGCGCTTCGCTTTTGACGAGGTCAAAACCACCTACACTTTGGGCGGCAGCGACAATGCAAAGCGTGTCTCCGAACTGGTCATAAGTAACGCCTGA
- the dgcA gene encoding N-acetyl-D-Glu racemase DgcA → MTALISATVERWPVAGAFIISRGAKTQVDVVVCIVGDGVHQGRGEGTAIYYEGETAEGCADAIRAYVGPFDREALLIHMPRGAARNALDCALWDLEAKQAGVPVWQLAGLDEPVPLATAFTISLGEPEKMEADARAAAARGFGLLKCKLTGDGDLARIAAVRAGAPDVRLIVDANESWHDRDVAGEAAALAALGVEMVEQPILHGQEKRLAGVTAPIPFCADESCHTRADLDRLGAFDAINIKLDKAGGLTEALALAREARRQGFRVMVGCMLSTSLGIAPAALVAQGADWVDLDGALLLAEDRDGALAMRDGMLMPGRLWGGGTVA, encoded by the coding sequence ATGACTGCCCTTATTTCCGCGACGGTCGAGCGTTGGCCGGTGGCGGGCGCCTTCATCATCAGCCGGGGGGCCAAGACTCAAGTCGATGTGGTGGTTTGCATCGTGGGCGACGGCGTGCATCAGGGGAGGGGCGAGGGCACCGCAATCTATTATGAGGGCGAGACGGCTGAGGGCTGCGCCGACGCTATCCGCGCCTATGTCGGGCCGTTCGATCGGGAGGCGTTGCTGATCCATATGCCGCGCGGGGCGGCGCGTAACGCGCTGGACTGCGCGCTGTGGGATCTCGAAGCGAAGCAGGCAGGCGTGCCGGTGTGGCAGTTGGCGGGGCTGGACGAGCCTGTTCCGCTGGCCACGGCCTTCACCATCAGCCTGGGTGAACCGGAAAAGATGGAGGCGGATGCGCGGGCGGCCGCTGCGCGCGGCTTCGGTCTGCTCAAATGCAAACTGACGGGGGATGGCGATCTGGCCCGGATCGCGGCGGTGCGGGCAGGCGCGCCCGATGTGCGGTTGATCGTAGACGCCAATGAAAGCTGGCATGATCGAGACGTCGCGGGTGAAGCGGCGGCGCTGGCCGCGCTGGGCGTTGAGATGGTCGAGCAGCCGATCCTGCATGGGCAGGAAAAACGGCTGGCGGGCGTCACCGCGCCCATCCCCTTTTGCGCGGATGAGAGTTGCCACACGCGGGCCGACCTTGACCGGCTGGGTGCATTCGATGCGATCAATATCAAGCTGGACAAGGCGGGCGGGTTGACCGAGGCGCTGGCCCTGGCGCGGGAGGCGCGTCGCCAGGGGTTTCGCGTGATGGTGGGGTGCATGTTGAGCACATCGCTGGGCATCGCGCCCGCCGCGCTGGTGGCGCAGGGGGCGGACTGGGTGGACCTGGATGGGGCATTGTTGCTGGCAGAAGATCGCGATGGTGCGCTGGCGATGCGGGACGGGATGCTGATGCCGGGGAGGCTGTGGGGCGGGGGGACTGTCGCGTAA
- a CDS encoding HPr family phosphocarrier protein, giving the protein MRDISQQVRISNKRGLHARASAKFVTLASGLPAQITVSKDGTGPVTGTSIMGLMMLGAAMGDHITISAVGPDAHDSLSKLIGLVEDKFGEE; this is encoded by the coding sequence ATGAGAGACATCAGCCAGCAGGTACGGATCAGCAACAAGCGCGGCCTTCACGCCCGCGCCAGCGCAAAATTCGTAACGTTGGCGAGCGGCCTGCCCGCACAGATCACGGTCAGCAAGGACGGCACCGGTCCTGTGACCGGCACGTCGATCATGGGCCTGATGATGCTGGGCGCGGCGATGGGCGATCATATCACCATCAGCGCTGTCGGGCCTGACGCACATGACAGTCTGAGCAAACTGATCGGCCTGGTCGAGGACAAGTTTGGCGAAGAATAG